One Papaver somniferum cultivar HN1 chromosome 10, ASM357369v1, whole genome shotgun sequence genomic window carries:
- the LOC113315893 gene encoding uncharacterized protein LOC113315893, with the protein MSCIRKYSQYIRGVGLFIEFVHKYGGDSSLFSCPCRHCKNSKGLEPLSEISFHLLRHGIDLTYTVWCFHGERSVEAERVGGIASSVGEDVAATVGEDVADDVGVDVAENIGGDVVSDHIVQPDVEGVDDNGGLHDTVHCPDETRRSRKRKSAYDRAREPLYNSCPSRKTILNVFIKLNDIKTQYGFSDNGVTALLEMMKELLPEGITLPAKYPELKKMIQELGMDYITYDACINDCTLYWKDRSEMLKCHVCNEPRYKKVFNEERKLTKVSPKTLRHFPLIPRLQRLYSVS; encoded by the coding sequence ATGAGTTGTATCCGTAAATATTCTCAATACATACGAGGTGTAGGGTTATTCATAGAGTTTGTGCATAAATATGGCGGCGATAGTTCATTATTTTCATGCCCTTGTAGACATTGCAAGAATAGTAAAGGATTAGAGCCGCTTAGtgaaatttcatttcatttactaAGACATGGTATTGATTTGACATATACGGTGTGGTGTTTTCATGGGGAAAGATCAGTAGAAGCTGAGCGGGTTGGAGGTATAGCTTCCAGTGTAGGAGAAGATGTAGCTGCGACTGTAGGAGAAGATGTAGCTGACGATGTAGGAGTAGATGTAGCTGAAAATATAGGAGGAGATGTAGTATCTGATCATATAGTCCAACCTGATGTAGAAGGTGTAGATGATAATGGTGGATTACATGATACTGTTCATTGTCCTGATGAAACCAGACGCAGTAGGAAGCGTAAATCTGCATATGATCGTGCTAGGGAACCATTGTACAATTCATGTCCATCAAGAAAGACAATATTGAATGTTTTTATAAAATTGAATGACATTAAGACCCAGTATGGGTTTTCAGACAACGGTGTCACTGCACTTTTAGAAATGATGAAGGAGTTGCTTCCCGAAGGAATCACACTCCCAGCTAAGTACCCTGAACTAAAAAAGATGATCCAAGAATTAGGAATGGATTATATAACTTACGATGCATGCATAAATGACTGCACTTTGTATTGGAAGGATAGAAGTGAAATGCTTAAGTGTCATGTTTGTAATGAACCTAGGTATAAGAAAGTTTTCAATGAGGAGAGAAAACTTACTAAAGTTTCTCCAAAGACTTTAAGACACTTTCCATTAATTCCTAGGCTGCAGCGGCTGTACAGCGTGTCATAG